The genome window CCCTTGCAATACCGAAACGCATCGCCAGCATAATCCCGCTTCCCACAAGCCCGCCTGCCGCTGCTCCCGGCGTAAACGCCAGAGTGCAGATCGTCACCAGAGCGGGTATGATAAAGTCGTAATTCATACAAAGAATGATGACGCACCCCAGCACATAGAACGCTGCCATGAACGGCACCAGCCTCTCACACACATTCGCAATCGCCTTGATTCCCCCGAAAATAACCAGCGCCGTCGCGGCAGCGACCACAACGCCGACAATCCACGGAGCAATCCCCAGATTCTCTTTACATACGGTAGCGATTGCATTCACCTGCGTCGCACAGCCGATTCCAAACGACGCAAACGCCGCAAAAAACGCGAACAACAGTGCCAGTATTCTGCCAATCTTCTTATACTTCAATCCATATTCCAACGCGTACATGGCGCCGCCCTGCATACGGCCGTCCTCCGTCTTCACACGGTACTTTACCGCAATCAGAGATTCGCTGTACTTTGTCGCAATTCCAAAAACACCGGTGAGCCAGCACCAAAGGACCGCTCCCGGGCCGCCCAGCGCCACAGCCGTACCGACACCGATAATATTTCCCGTGCCGATCGTCGACGCCAGCGCCGTAGTCAGAGCGCCGAACTGGCTTACCTCGCCTTCCGCCTCCGGATCTTTGGCGACCGAAAGACGGATACCAGTAAAAATCTTCCTCTGAATAATCCCCGTCCGAAACGTCAGAAACACATGCGTCCCGAGGAGAAGGAAGATCATCGGCCAGCCCCACACCACATCATTGATTGCTTTCACCACACTATTTACCACATCATACATATGTAATAACCCTCCTACTACTCATTTCTAAAATGCAGGTTCCAAAAAAACGAACATTTCTACCATTTTATACAATTTTTTTCGGATTATCAATATAAATGTGCGGTTTATTCGAAATTTTTCTATTATTATATATTTCCGTAAAACTTTCGGTCCCTATTGTACAAACACGAAATATCTATCGCACTTAATGTCATGAAAATAGCATTCTTCTTTTGTTATGATGAGTTCATAGATATCGTCCCCCATCTTTGTATCATTGAGACAGTTCCGATAATAGTAAATCCCTTCCTGATGCGCCTTCACCTTCTCCATGATATCCTCTACGACCTGGCCAATCTTCATACCTTCCACTCTTGACGGGGTCCATCTCCGGAGCATTCCGCGCACCTGGCTCTTATTCAGCTTTACTTTGACCGCCCCATAGAAGCGTCTCGGAAATACCTCATCTTTGTCCAGTCCGCACATATCGACCACCTTGTCAAAAAGTTCCGCATGCTTGCGGTAATCCATTCCCATCTCCAGATACGCCTGAATCTGAATCAACGCCCCGGTCAAATATTCTTCCAGCGGATTACACGCATAATAATCAAGAATCTGCTCAATACTCAATAGTAACGTCTTCTCACGCGGAACTCCCAGCCTCGCCCCCATACTCGTCGCCAGTTTTGCCGCCTCGATCTCTGCTCTGTACTGTTCCATATCCATATCCAGTTCCTCCTTTTTTTATTTGCTCCATTTTATTCTGATACTTTTCGTCTTAACCCGTCCTCTGGAAACGCAGAACGACATGATACTGCTTTTATCATATCAACAATTGTGTGTTTTTGTAAATACAACTTGCACTATATGCCATTCTATTTTGTTTTTTTAATGCTACACTAAATAAGAGAGGTGTACTTATGGAAAATCAGCAAAATTTTTTTGGAGACCGTGTGAAACAAGCGCGCAAAAATGCCGGGCTCACACAGGCTGAACTGGCAGAAAAAGTGAATATGGACGTTACTACCATCAGCAGAATCGAGAACGGCGCGCAATTTACGCCCTTTCCCAGTATGTTGAATTTTTCCAAAGCTCTTAATGTGCATTTTGACTATTTAATCTGCGACTATCTGGAAGCGGGGCCCGATCTTAGCAATCCGCTGGATTCGAAGATTTTGGATATCATATCACCTCTGCCCGATAATTACAAGTTATTTATTCTGAAAGAGATTCAAAATCTCATTCAGCACTTCCCTACCGGAGAATAATATACTCCCTTTCCATATCAATAGTACCTAATAACTCTATTGTAGTGGAAAGGGAATTTTTTTGATGATTTATTTAACACTTAAAAATGCAACCGCCTTCACGCGGGCTATGCATAATCGCACGAAGTATGTTTTATTCCATATGAAAATGCCATGTATCTTCGTGCGAAGCAAAAAAAGAACTGCCTATGCAGTTCTTATAAGAGCGACAGACGGGACTCGAACCCGCGACCTCCACCTTGGCAAGGTGGCGTACTACCAACTGTACTACTATCGCATAAGTTATTTTGTTTTCTCTTGTGTTCCTCGGAACAATATATACTATACACGATGAACCGGGATTTGTCAACAAAAAAACGAAATTTTTTAATGTTTTTCTTTTTTATGTTTTTTTGTAATTTTTCGGAATATTCTGTAAAATAGAATGAGCTCTCGCACGCTCTTCACGCGCAAACGGGCTGCGCAGCAGCAATTTTAAGTAAAATAGAAAAGAGAGGCCCAGCCTTTTCGCTTCTGCCTCTCTTCTCATTCTCACTTACTATTCCGTCTTTGCCAGTTCAAGTCCCAATTCTTCAAGCTGTTTCGTATCAACAGCGGCCGGTGCCTCTGTCATCAGGTCGGAGGCGTCCTTCACCTTCGGGAAAGCAATCACATCACGGATACTATCCTGTTTTGCCATCAGCATCACCAGACGGTCCAGACCATACGCAAGTCCTGCGTGCGGCGGTACTCCATACTTGAACGCATTAAGAAGGAATCCGAACTGTTCATTCGCCTGCTCCGGCGTAAATCCAAGCACCTCGAACATCTTGCTCTGAATCTCCTGATTGAAGATTCTCACACTTCCTCCACCAATCTCGTTGCCGTTCAGCACGATGTCATAAGCCTTCGCGCGAACTCTGCCCGGATCAGAGTCAATATACTGAAGATCCTCTTCCATCGGCATGGTAAACGGGTGATGCATTGCCGTAAAACGATTCTGCTCCTCGCTCCACTCCAGAAGCGGGAATTCCGTGATCCAGATGAATTTATACTCGTTCTTATCCAGAAGTTCCATCTGACGGGCCAGCTCCAGACGAAGCGCGCCCAGCACATCCCAGACAACTTTATTCTTATCAGCGGCAAACAGAAGCAAATCTCCGTTTTCTCCGCCCATCGCCTGGATCAGTGCGCTCATCTCCTCTTCCTTCATAAACTTGGAGAAGGAAGATTTCACGGTGCCGTCTTCCTGGAGCGCAATATACGCCAGCCCCTTTGCGCCATAGTCCTTCGCAAAAGCTACCAGTTTATCAATTTTTTTTCGCGGCATCGCGCCCTGTCCTTTGGCGTTGATACCGCGCACAGAACCGCCATTTTCAATCGCTCCTTTGAATACTGCGAACTCGCAGTCCTTCACGACCTCAGTCACATTCTGAAGCTCCATTCCAAAACGGATATCCGGCTTGTCTGAGCCATAGCGGTCCATCGCTTCCTGCCAGGTCATTCTCTGAATCGGGAGCTGTACTTCGATTCCCAGAACCTCACTAAATAATTTTGCCAATAGTCTCTCATTGACATCGATGACGTCATCTACATCCACGAAAGACAATTCCATATCGATCTGCGTAAATTCCGGCTGACGGTCCGCGCGCAGATCCTCGTCACGGAAGCATTTGACGATCTGGAAATATCTGTCATAACCGGAACACATCAAAAGCTGTTTAAAAATCTGCGGAGACTGGGGAAGTGCATAGAAATTTCCCGGGTGCACACGGCTCGGCACCAGGTAGTCTCTCGCCCCCTCCGGCGTACTCTTGATGAGGAACGGAGTCTCAATTTCCAGGAAGCCTTCCTCCGAAAGGAACTGGCGGGTCAGAGTTGCCACCTTGCTCCTCATCATCAGATTTCTCTGGATATCCGGTCTTCTGAGGTCGAGGAAACGGTATTTGAGGCGCAGTTCTTCCTTAGTTTTGGAATTCTCTTCAATCGGAAATGGTGGCGTCTCGGACTCAGATAAAATCCGCAGTTCTTCAGGTCTGATCTCGATCGCGCCCGTTGCAATATTATTGTTTACCGCACCGGAACGTGCCTCCACGGTTCCCACCACGGCAACCACAAATTCGCTCCGCAGCTTTGCCGCTTTTTCCAGAATCATTTTGTCGGTGCTCTCCTCCTCAAACACGACCTGCACCAGGCCGGAACGGTCGCGCACATCAACAAAGATGAGTCCTCCTTTATTTCTGTTCTTCTGCACCCATCCCATGATGGTAACTTTTTCGCCGATATTCGCCTCAGTAAGCTCCGCACAGCGGTGCGTTCTCCTAAGGCCCATCATTGATTCTGCCATGATATTTTCCTCCTGTTTTCCTCATACTTATTCTTTCTGGGCTTATCGTAATCCGGAAGGCGCATTTCCATACGCCTGCATCTAAAATCCCCTACAGAGACATTACCGAATCCTTATAGCAGTCTACGATATTCTCATATCCGTCAGCGATCATCTGATCCTTCTGGAATTTTTTATTTTTCTTCATGTTCGCGATCAGCACCTGCTTTCCTTCCTCGCGGTCCTTCTTCGCCATCTCCAGAACCTTCAGCACGCCTTCCTTCGGCATTCCCTTCTCCAAAAGATAGGCCTTCTTCTCCCTTTTTGTCGGAAGCTCATAGCCATTCTCCAAAAGCAGCATTACAATACGCTCAAATCCTATGGAAAATCCACATGCCGGCGTATCCTGGCCGGTAAATTTGCCGATCATCTTGTCGTACCGTCCGCCTCCTGCGACAGAGCCGCCGAACTCGTCCATCGTCACCTCAAAAATCGTTCCGGTATAGTAAGACTGCCCGCGCACCAAAGTCGGGTCGAACTTCATCCTGAAATCCGCTTCCTTTGCGGCTTCCACGCTGGAAATGATCATTTCCATGCTCTCCGCCACCTTCTCGTCCAAAAAGCCTGCCAGCTTCTCCTTTAAGAAACGGATTCCCTCCACATCCGGGCTGATCTCGTCAAACAGTTTCAGGTAGGTGTCCACGTTCTCCTGCGTGTAGCCCATCTCCTGAAGCTCTGCACCAACGCCCTCTGCCCCGATTTTGTCCATCTTATCCAAAATGATGAAGACCTCATCAAAATCTTCTTCCCGGAAACCGCTGTATGCCGCCATAGCCTTTAAAATGTTGCGGTCATTAATGCATACGGTAAAATTGTGAAAATCCATCTTTCCAAGCATCGTGGTGGTCGCCAGGATCAGCTCGATCTCCGCTAAGTTTCCCGGCTCTCCAAGGATATCAATGTCACACTGCATGAACTGGCGGAACCGTCCTCTCTGCGGGCGGTCTGCACGCCACACATTTCCAATCTGCATCGCTTTAAACGGAGACGGCAGCTCATTTGCATGGTTCGCATAATATCTCGCCAGCGGAACCGTCAGGTCATAGCGGAGCCCGCCGTCCACCAGATCGATCTCTTCTTTTGCCTGATCGATCTTCAGCTTATCACCGCGCTTTAAAATCTTAAAAATCAATTTTTCATTGTCACCGCCCTGCTTGCTGCACAGGTTCTCGATATGCTCCACACAGGGAGTTTCCATTGAGGTAAATCCAAAGGTTTTATAGGTATCCTTGATCATCTGGATCACATAATCCCTGATCTCCATCTCCTTCGGGAGCATGTCCTTCATACCGGTGACCGGTTTCTTTTTTAACGCCATAACCATTCTCCTTTTCGTTCTATCATCTCGTCAAGCCGCGAAATATACTCTCCTACGTCCTTGACATTCTCAATTCTGATCATATTCGTCTTTCGGCCGTTCCTGCTGCCCGGCGCGTCGATTTCATAGGGAAGCACCACCTTGGTAGAAGCACCCGCCCCTGCCGCTATGATGGATTGTTTTTCTTCCATAATAAGTATATTGTATATTCCGGCTTTGTCAACCTTTGCATAGCCTACATTTTCAAAATTTCCGGCAATATTTTTCTGACGGTAGAGATAATAGGGCGCAAGACCCATCTCTTTTGCGCAATCGGCTGCCATATCGATCATTTCTTCCAATTCTCTTGCCATCTGCGTATTGTTGATTTCTTCATCTGCTTTAAGCGAGGGGTCCGCTCCCCTGGCGCTTTCATTTTGCATAGCCTTCTGCCGCTCTATTTTTTCCCTTGTCAGTCTCGATCCGTGCTTCATCGCAAGAGCGTGTACGGTCAGGCTGTCCGGGGAAAGCTCCCTGATCTGCCGGAGCGTATCCTTCATCTCCTCCGGATGCTCTCCCGGGAGACCTGCAATCAGATCCATATTGATATTGTCAAACCCGATCTGCCTTGCCATATGAAATACATTTACCACATCTTCCACCGTATGCCGCCGGCCAATCACGTCCAGTGTCCTCTGTTGCATGGTCTGCGGATTGATCGAGATTCTGCCCACGCCATGGCGGTAGATGACTTCTAGTTTCTCCTTTGTAATACTGTCCGGCCGTCCTGCCTCTATGGTAAACTCTTTCAGATCTGCGAAAGAGAAATTCCTCTCCAGGTGAGTGAGGACCCTGTCCATCTGCGCCGCACTCAGGGTCGTAGGGGTGCCTCCGCCCATATAGACCGTGTTCAGCTTTTTCTCTTTGGAGACCTCCGCGATATAGGAGAGCTCTTTTAGCAGCGCGTCCACATACTCGTCCATTCGGCTCTGCCATTTTGCGACCGGATAGGAGGTGAAGGAACAATAGCTGCATGTCGTCGGACAGAACGGAATTCCGATATACAGGCTGTATCCGTTCTGATAATCCAGCTTTTCAAGCTGCGCCTTCTCTCTTCTTGCAATCTCGATTCCAAGCCTTGCCTTTTTCTCACTGACCACATAGGTATCCTGCATGAAATCAATAATCTCCTGCTCGCTTCGCCCCTCTTCCAGCTTCTCCATGATCATCTTCGTGGGACGCACGCCTGTCATATCTCCCCAGGCATGCTCCTCCCCCGTCATTTCCGAGAGCAACTTATATAGTTTTTTATTAATATAGCGTTTCTGTTCTCTCTTATCCTCTATCGCCTCTATTTCCGAAAATGCAACTTCAAATCTTAAGTTCGCTTGGCGGCCGAGACAAAGGTCCACCGGACCTTTGCTTAGGCATGCCGAGCCACCGAGATGAATGTCCACTGGACATTCACTTAGGTTCGCTTGGCGGCAGAAAAAACAAGAATCACGATCGAATTCTATCTGTATCAGTGATTCTTGTTCCGGTTCCACCGTCTGGTTTATCTCGGCATCCGGAAAGAACGATTTCACAATATGGTACATATCATAGGTGAAACGCTCATTCTGACATTTAATCTGAATCATGCCATGAAACCTCTTTACTTTCTATATTATATTCCTACACAAATGGATTATTGACCTTCTCATTTCCGATCGTAGTCGCTCCCATGTGTCCCGGATATACGACCGTCTCATCCGGCAGAAGGAACAGCTTCTCCTTGATTGAGCGGATCAACGCCGAAGTGCTGCTGGTCGCGAAATCGGATCTGCCTACTGAGCAGCAGAACAGCGTGTCGCCGCTGAACAGTATATTCTCCTCTGCAACATAGTAGCATACGCCGCCTGCCGTATGCCCCGGCGTATGAATCACTTTGAAATCTCTTCCCAGCAGATGGAACACATCTCCATCATGTATCACATCTCCGCCCGCATAGCTGTAGCCTGCGGTATAGACGGTAGACTCGTTGAGCTGCGGCGTGTGAAGAAGCTCCAGATCCTCTTCCTCCACATACACCGGCATCTTACCATAAAGCTGAATCAGCTTGTCGATTCCCATAATGTGGTCAAAATGCGCATGCGTCAGAAGAATCGCTTTGAGCTGAATCCCCTGCTCATCAATATAGCTGATCAGTTTGCGGGGCGCAGCCGCCGGGTCCACAATGACGCCCTCTTTCGTCTCCTCATCCCAAACGAGATAACAGTTGGTACTGATGATGCCCGTTACAATAATATCTACTTTCATCTTATCTATCCTCACTGCTTTTTACGTATTTTATTCTTTCACTTCAAACGATCTCTGGCTGCAATATAATTTCAGAATGCACCGCATACCATGCTAGCCCACCGCGCGCTCAATATCCAGCACGCCCTGAAGCTGCCTGAGTTTCTCGATCACTTTTCCCAATTCATCTCTTCCCTGGACAATAAATCCGGTCTCAATCGTCGCAGTTCCCTGTTTGCTGGTGCGGACATTCATGGATTTCACGTCAATATTCATCTCTGTGAACACCTTGGACATATCCATCAAAAGTCCCTGTCTGTCGTGGGCATACATCTTGATCTCGGCCAGATAGCTTCCAGTTCCCTCACCTTCCGCCGGTTTCTCCCACTCGGCCGGAATCAGCCTAACTCGTTCCTGCTCGGACAAATGAATCATATTGACACAATCCGTCCGGTGAATCGACATTCCACGCCCCCGGGTAATAAATCCAACAATCTCATCTCCCGGAACCGGATTGCAGCAGCGTGAAAAACGAACCGCCATATCGTCGATTCCTTTGACCACAATCCCGCTCTTCGACTTGGTCACATGAACCCGGTTCTTGGCCGCCTCAGCCACCTTCTCCAGAACACTCTCGTCCGTCATTTCCTTCCGGTGATCTTTACTGTACTCTTCCGCCAGCCGGTTCACCACCTGACCTTCCTTCAGACCGCCGTGCCCGACCGCGGCAAGAATGGAATCCCAGTCGCGGAATCCGTATTTCTCCTGCACGATCTGCATATACTTCGGCTTCATCAGATCCGAAATGACAAATCCCTTCGCTTTACAGTAGGTGGAGAGCATTTCCTTTCCACGGACAATATTGTCCTCTTTAAACTCTTTCTTGAACCACTGGTTGATCTTATTCTTCGCCTGGGTGCTCTTTACAATATTCAGCCAATCCCGGCTGGGACCCTTGGAATTCTGCGATGTCAGAATCTCGATCCTGTCCCCGTTCTGTATCTTATAATCGATGGTCACCAGTTTCCCGTTCACTCTGGCGCCCACCATCTTGTTTCCTACCGCTGTGTGGATCGCATACGCGAAATCGATCGTCGTCGAGCCGCTCGGCAGATTCTTTACATCTCCGTTCGGCGTAAAGCAATAGATATCTTCCGCAAAAAGATCCAGATCGCCCTTGAGAAGATTTAAGAACTCCCGGTTGTCTGACATATCCTTCTGCCATTCCAGGATCTGGCGGAGCCAGCTTAATTTCTCCTCCTCTTTTGCTTCCACACTCTTCTTTCCGTCATCGGATTCCTTATATTTCCAATGCGCGGCAATTCCGTATTCCGCGGTCTTATGCATCTCTTTTGTCCGAATCTGGATCTCAAAGGGCTGCCCTACCGAACTCATAAGCGTCGTGTGAAGCGACTGGTACATATTGGGCTTCGGCATGGCGATATAATCCTTAAAACGTCCGGGAACCGGAGTATACATCTCGTGGATCACGCCCAGAGCCGCATAGCAGTCCTTGACAGAATCCACAATGATCCGCACGGCAAACAGATCATAGATCTGATCCACCGTCTTATCCTGATTCACCATCTTCTTATATATACTGAAGAAATGCTTCACCCGCCCGTTGACATCGGCCCGGATGTGCGCATTCTCCATATGTCTGGAAACCTCATCCACGATCTGGCGGACAAATTCCTCCCTCTCTGTCTTGCGCGCATTGATCTGTTTTACCAGATCCTGGAATACCTCCGGCTGCGAATATTTCAGCGCCAGATCGTCAAGCTCCGTCTTGATCTTGGAAATACCGAGACGCTGTGCAATGGGCGCATAGATATCCATCGTCTCCTTTGCCTTTTCCAGCTGCTTGGCCGGACGCATAAACTGCAGAGTCCGCATATTGTGCAGACGGTCCGCGAGTTTGATGATAATGACACGAATATCCTTTGCCATGGCAAGGAACATCTTCCTTAGGTTCTCCGCCTGGACCTCCAGCTTATCCGAAGAATACGAGATCTGCCCCAGCTTGGTGACGCCGTCCACAAGAAGCTCCACTTCCGCGCCGAACTCCTGCCTAATCTCCTCGCAGGTCATCACCGTATCCTCCACCACATCGTGGAGCATGCCGGATACGATCGTCTCTTTATCCATCTCCAGATCCGCCAGAATAATACTCACCCAGAGAGGGTGGATAATATAGTCTTCACCGGATTTTCTCTTCTGCCCCTCATGTGCGCCTCTTGCGATGCGGTACGCCTTCTCTATCATAGAAATATCCGTAGATGGATGATATTTCCGAATCCTTTTTATCAAAAGATCGTAAAGTTCATCCGGGTTCTGATAGTCCGCAGGCGCTTTCACCGCATGACCGTCCACAATATCAAGCTGTTTGTTTGTCGGTGCGATCACCGACTCTTCCTGAATGCCGATAACAACGTCTGACATACCTTTCCCCTTCTTCCTTTTCTCTTCCTTTGTTGTCTTTTTGTTTAGTTGCCCGGATACTGAATCACAGCGTCCACTTCATATCCTTCCAGCTTCTCCCGTCCCTTAAGGCCCATAAGCTCCATCAGGCACAGAACTTCCACCACTTCTCCGCCTAAGCCTTCAATCAGAGAGATCATCGCCGCTGCGGTCCCGCCGGTCGCCATAAGGTCATCCACAATGACCACCTTATCTCCCGGTTTGATGGAACGCTTATGAATCTCGATCTCTGCACTTCCATATTCCAGATCATACTTGATGGAAGCCGTCTCACAAGGAAGCTTTCCCTTCTTCCGGATCGGCACGAAAGGCTTATGTAAATTATAAGCGATCGGCATACCGAAAATAAACCCGCGGGACTCCGGTCCCACTACGATATCAAATTCCTTATCTTTCAGCTTCTCCTGCAAAAGTTCAATGGCAAGATGCAGTCCCTCGGCATCTTCCAGGATACTGGTCACATCGCGGAAAATAATTCCTTTCTCCGGGAAATCTGGAATACTTAATACATAATCTTCAATCTTTTTCATTGCTTTCTCCACCTTTAGAATCGACATAAATTTTACAATATCTTATAGTATACCATAATTTAATCAATTTTCAAATTTATTTATAGTTTTGTACCACAATTTGCGGGGTTTTTACGCCCTGGTACTCATTGATATCCGGATAAAAGGTAAATGCCATGACAATTTCACCCGCAGACAGGAGGCTGCCTGATTCCAAGCGCTGCCGCACATAGGCGCCGAACCTCTGACCGACATAATCCATAAAGTCCGGAATATTTCCGAAATACATGGCCGTAAGCCGCTCGCTTCCATCTTCCACCTGCATTTTTAATACGTTTCGGTTTTTCCCCAGAATCCGCGCGTTTCGCACGCTCACCTGCCGCTGGGCAAAGACCGGCTTCGCATTTCCCTTTCCGAAGGGCTCCATAACATGGATCTCCTGCACGAACTCCTCTGTGACATAGCGAAACGGAAGCTGCATATCGATGGAAACTTTCTCTACCAGATCCGCTCTTTGAAGCCCCGACCTGGCATTAATCAGCCTGCGGAATTCTTCCAGATTCTCCTCCGGCATTGAGAGCCCCGCCGCCATCTTATGTCCTCCGAATCTGGTCATGAGATATGCGCACCGGTTGAGCCCTTCGTACATGTGCCAGGACTCGATGGATCTTCCGGAGCCCTTCAGCCCTTCCTCCGCCCTGGTAAGAACAAAGACCGGCCTATAATATTTTTCCCTCACTCGCCCGGCAACGATTCCGGCCAGACTTTCGTGACAATCCGGCAGATAGATCACCAGCACATCGTCTTCCCGTATCTCTGTATTTTCCACCTGAATCAGGGCGTCCTCCACGGCGGCTGCCGTCATGTCTTTGCGGCTGTCGTTTAGCGCTTTTAAATCCCCCGCCAGAACATCGGCCTCCCGGACTGTTTTGGCCTCCAGAAGAGCCAGGGCGCGTTTCGCCGTATCCAGACGTCCGCTGGCGTTCATACATGGTCCCAGCACAAATCCGATATGGTAGGCCGAAAGAGACTCCTTACGCACCCCCGTACACTCGATCAGGGCACGAAGGCCTTTATTCTGTGTGCGTTTCAGCATCTCCAGCCCCTGCCTCACAAAAATGCGATTCTCATCTACCAGGTCCATCACATCACCCACCGTAGCGATGGCAACATTTTCCATCAGATAATCCACGTCGCAGACATCTTTTCCCATGGCTTCAAGCAGCGCTTCCACCAGCTTATATGCCACCGCTGCTCCGCACAGACCCTTAAATGGATATTCACAGTCCCACCGTTTGGGATCGACCACCGCATCTGCCGCGGGAAGCAGATAACGCCGCTCCCCATCCTCCGTTTCCTCATAGGGAACTTCATGATGATCTGTCACCACCACCGTCATTCCCATCTCTTTTGCATAGGCGATCTCCTCACGGGCCGCAATCCCGTTATCACAGGTGATGATCACCTCTATCCCGTCGTCAAGCGCACGCTCAATCAGATGCCGGTTCAGTCCATAGCCGTCCTTCATCCGGTCGGGGATATCACTGTCCACCTCCGCACCCAGCGCG of Roseburia hominis contains these proteins:
- a CDS encoding bifunctional (p)ppGpp synthetase/guanosine-3',5'-bis(diphosphate) 3'-pyrophosphohydrolase, which translates into the protein MSDVVIGIQEESVIAPTNKQLDIVDGHAVKAPADYQNPDELYDLLIKRIRKYHPSTDISMIEKAYRIARGAHEGQKRKSGEDYIIHPLWVSIILADLEMDKETIVSGMLHDVVEDTVMTCEEIRQEFGAEVELLVDGVTKLGQISYSSDKLEVQAENLRKMFLAMAKDIRVIIIKLADRLHNMRTLQFMRPAKQLEKAKETMDIYAPIAQRLGISKIKTELDDLALKYSQPEVFQDLVKQINARKTEREEFVRQIVDEVSRHMENAHIRADVNGRVKHFFSIYKKMVNQDKTVDQIYDLFAVRIIVDSVKDCYAALGVIHEMYTPVPGRFKDYIAMPKPNMYQSLHTTLMSSVGQPFEIQIRTKEMHKTAEYGIAAHWKYKESDDGKKSVEAKEEEKLSWLRQILEWQKDMSDNREFLNLLKGDLDLFAEDIYCFTPNGDVKNLPSGSTTIDFAYAIHTAVGNKMVGARVNGKLVTIDYKIQNGDRIEILTSQNSKGPSRDWLNIVKSTQAKNKINQWFKKEFKEDNIVRGKEMLSTYCKAKGFVISDLMKPKYMQIVQEKYGFRDWDSILAAVGHGGLKEGQVVNRLAEEYSKDHRKEMTDESVLEKVAEAAKNRVHVTKSKSGIVVKGIDDMAVRFSRCCNPVPGDEIVGFITRGRGMSIHRTDCVNMIHLSEQERVRLIPAEWEKPAEGEGTGSYLAEIKMYAHDRQGLLMDMSKVFTEMNIDVKSMNVRTSKQGTATIETGFIVQGRDELGKVIEKLRQLQGVLDIERAVG
- a CDS encoding adenine phosphoribosyltransferase — translated: MKKIEDYVLSIPDFPEKGIIFRDVTSILEDAEGLHLAIELLQEKLKDKEFDIVVGPESRGFIFGMPIAYNLHKPFVPIRKKGKLPCETASIKYDLEYGSAEIEIHKRSIKPGDKVVIVDDLMATGGTAAAMISLIEGLGGEVVEVLCLMELMGLKGREKLEGYEVDAVIQYPGN
- the recJ gene encoding single-stranded-DNA-specific exonuclease RecJ: MENWVLLRKGADFSHISEKFHISPRIAALIRNRDVVGDEAIERYLNGTINDLYDGMLMRDMDKAVDVLMESIREGKKLRIIGDYDIDGIQSTYILLEGLRALGAEVDSDIPDRMKDGYGLNRHLIERALDDGIEVIITCDNGIAAREEIAYAKEMGMTVVVTDHHEVPYEETEDGERRYLLPAADAVVDPKRWDCEYPFKGLCGAAVAYKLVEALLEAMGKDVCDVDYLMENVAIATVGDVMDLVDENRIFVRQGLEMLKRTQNKGLRALIECTGVRKESLSAYHIGFVLGPCMNASGRLDTAKRALALLEAKTVREADVLAGDLKALNDSRKDMTAAAVEDALIQVENTEIREDDVLVIYLPDCHESLAGIVAGRVREKYYRPVFVLTRAEEGLKGSGRSIESWHMYEGLNRCAYLMTRFGGHKMAAGLSMPEENLEEFRRLINARSGLQRADLVEKVSIDMQLPFRYVTEEFVQEIHVMEPFGKGNAKPVFAQRQVSVRNARILGKNRNVLKMQVEDGSERLTAMYFGNIPDFMDYVGQRFGAYVRQRLESGSLLSAGEIVMAFTFYPDINEYQGVKTPQIVVQNYK